A genomic segment from Corylus avellana chromosome ca5, CavTom2PMs-1.0 encodes:
- the LOC132181876 gene encoding uncharacterized protein LOC132181876, whose translation MPSRGDTSSKEGGEESFFLLQAMQQQFERMNVMFNEIRDRMDRQDAVIATWREGRPQRVPNARRQERRVHVDESHDDHEDEFEDDGDQASLNGEGRFKVELIFECHNYSEEKKVKLAVIEFTDYAIIWWDQLVMNRRRNHERPIETWEEMKAIMRRRFVPSHYYRDLYQKLQSLTQGYRSVDDYYKEMEIAMIRANVEEDREATMARFLNGLNQEIANVVELQHYVELEDMVHMAIKVERQLKRKGTRSFQNPGSSTSWRSNGRKDEGPGFKSKTEPPKRRDDVPGVNKGKTESQTRNRDIKCFRCLGVGHIASQCPNKRTMIARVDGEVETESEGDDDQMPSLEDAFEDDVEYPVEGESLVARRALSAQVKEDDMEQQRENIFHTRCHINNKVCSMIIDGGSCTNVASTTLVEKLNLPTLKHSRPYKLQWLNDCGEVKVNKQVLVSFSIGKYNDEVLCDVVPMQAGHILLGRPWQFDRKEFEDVFPNDVPSGLPPIRGIEHQIDFVPGATIPNRPAYRSNPEETKELQRQVEELMTKGHERESMSPCAVPVLLVPKKDGTWRMFVFLGYVISAKGIEVDEEKVKAIKEWPTPKSITEVRSFHGLASFYRRFVKNFSTLAAPLTEIVKKSVGFKWGSEQDRAFSAIKEMLCDAPLLALPDFSKTFEIECDASGIGIGAVLMQEKRPLAYFSEKLNGAALNYPTYDKELYALVRALETWQHYLWPKEFVIHTDHESLKHLKGQGKLNRRHAKWVEFIETFPYVIKYKQGKENIVADALFRRLDGYLFRENRLCVPNSSMRELLVREAHGGGLMGHFGVRKTLDVLHEHFFWPKMKRDVERVCTRCITCRQAKSRVLPHGLYTPLPVPSAPWVDISMDFVLGLPRSRKGRDSIFVVVDRFSKMAHFISCHKTDDATNIADLFFREIVRLHGVSRSIVSDRDVKFLSYFWKVLWGKLGTKLLFSTTCHPQTDGQTEVVNRTLSTLLRTIIQKNLKNWEECLPFIEFAYNRSVHSTTEFSPFDIVYGFNPLTPLDLLPLPVVWVHMRKERFPARRRSKLHPRGDGPFQVLARINDNAYKLDLPGEYNISATFNVSDLSPFDVGDDSRTNTFEERGNDEIQQAPLKDPLHVPVGPITRARSKKIKEALNGLIE comes from the exons ATGCCTTCTAGGGGCGACACATCAAGCAAAGAAGGAGGGGAGGAGTCATTCTTCTTGTTGCAGGctatgcaacaacaatttgaacGCATGAACGTGATGTTTAATGAGATTCGGGATCGGATGGATAGGCAAGACGCGGTTATTGCTACTTGGCGGGAGGGGCGTCCCCAAAGAGTTCCTAATGCTAGAAGGCAAGAAAGGCGTGTGCACGTGGATGAATCTCATGACGACCATGAGGATGAGTTTGAAGATGACGGGGATCAAGCTTCATTGAACGGTGAGGGCAGATTC aaggtggagttgatttttgagtGCCACAACTACTCCgaggagaaaaaggtaaaactcgCCGTCATTGAATTTACTGACTATGCTATTATTTGGTGGGATCAACTTGTAATGAACAGAAGGAGAAACCATGAGAGGCCTATTGAGACGTGGGAGGAAATGAAGGCCATCATGAGGAGGCGGTTTGTCCCTAGTCACTACTATAGGGACTTAtatcaaaaattacaaagtcttaCTCAAGGCTATAGAAGTGTGGATGACTActacaaggagatggagatcGCCATGATTCGGGCTAATGTAGAGGAGGATAGAGAAGCTACCATGGCAAGGTTTTTGAATGGGCTGAACCAAGAAATTGCCAACGTGGTGGAGTTGCAACACTATGTGGAGTTGGAGGACATGGTGCACATGGCAATAAAGGTGGAACGGCAGCTTAAGAGGAAAGGAACCCGATCATTTCAAAATCCGGGCTCCTCTACTTCATGGAGGTCGAATGGGAGGAAAGACGAAGGGCCTGGttttaagtccaaaaccgaACCACCAAAAAGGAGAGATGATGTTCCCGGTGTCAACAAAGGTAAAACCGAATCCCAAACTCGCAATCGTGATATTAAGTGTTTTCGTTGTTTGGGAGTAGGTCACATAGCTTCACAATGCCCAAATAAGAGGACCATGATCGCACGTGTTGATGGAGAGGTGGAAACCGAAAGCGAGGGCGATGATGACCAAATGCCATCTCTTGAGGACGCGTTTGAAGATGATGTGGAGTATCCGGTGGAGGGTGAATCACTTGTGGCTAGGCGTGCTTTAAGTGCCCAAGTCAAAGAGGATGACATGGAACAACAAAGggagaacatttttcatactagatgccacatcaacaacaaggtatgtagtatgatcattgatgggggaagttgtactaatgtggctagcactactttagttgaaaaattgaatttacctaCCTTGAAACACTCTAGACCGTATAAGTTGCAGTGGCTGAATGATTGTGGGGAGGTTAAGGTAAATAAGCAAGtgctagtttctttttcaattgggaAGTACAATGATGAAGTACTTTGTGACGTTGTTCCAATGCAAGCGGGTCACATATTATTGGGCAGGCCGTGGCAATTTGATAGGAAG GAATTTGAGGATGTGTTTCCTAACGATGTGCCTAGTGGATTGCCACCTATTAGAGGAATAgagcatcaaattgattttgtgccaGGTGCTACAATTCCTAACCGACCAGCCTATAGGAGTAATCCGGAGGAGACGAAGGAACTTCAAAGGCAAGTTGAGGAATTGATGACTAAAGGACACgagagagagagcatgagtCCGTGTGCGGTACCGGTGCTACTTGTGCCTAAGAAGGATGGAACTTGGCGAATGT ttgtgtttcttggttatgttaTTAGCGCAAAAGGAATTGAGGTGGATGAGGAAAAGGTGAAGGCTATCAAGGAGTGGCCCACACCTAAGTCAATCACGGAGGTAAGAAGTTTTCATGGTTTGGCTAGTTTTTATCGGCgatttgttaaaaatttcagTACACTAGCCGCACCACTCactgaaattgttaaaaaatccGTGGGCTTTAAATGGGGTAGTGAGCAAGATCGTGCATTTAGTGCaattaaagaaatgttatgtgatgctcctttattagcattacctgatttttctaaaacttttgagattgagtGTGATGCCTCAGGAATAGGTATTGGAGCTGTTTTGATGCAGGAGAAGCGGCCACTAgcctattttagtgaaaagctaaatgggGCAGCTTTGAACTACCCGACATATGACAAGGAGCTTTATGCATTGGTGAGAGCATTGGAGACTTGGCAACATTACCTTTGGCCAAAAGAATTTGTCATACATACCGACCATGAGTCCTTGAAGCACTTGAAAGGACAAGGTAAGTTGAATAGGAGGCATGCCAAGTGGGTGGAATTCATTGAGACCTTCCCttatgtaatcaaatacaaacaaggtaaggaaaatattgtggCTGATGCATTATTCAGAAG ATTAGATGGGTActtgtttagagagaatagACTGTGTGTGCCTAACAGCTCTATGCGTGAGTTGCTTGTGCGTGAAGCACATGGAGGTGGTCTAATGGGTCATTTTGGTGTAAGGAAGACTTTAGACGTGttgcatgaacattttttttggccaaagatgAAACGTGATGTGGAGAGAGTTTGTACTAGATGCATTACATGTAGGCAGGCAAAATCTAGAGTCTTACCACATGGATTATACACCCCTTTACCCGTACCTAGTGCGCCTTGGGTCGATATTTCTATGGACTTTGTTTTAGGCTTGCCTCGGTCAAGGAAAGGTAGGGACTCgatttttgtggttgttgataggTTTTCTAAGATGGCACATTTCATCTCTTGTCATAAAACCGATGATGCAACCAACATTGCCGATTTGTTCTTTAGAGAGATAGTACGGCTCCATGGTGTTTCTAGGAGTATTGTGTCTGATCGTGATGTTAAGTTCCTTAGCTATTTTTGGAAAGTCTTGTGGGGAAAGTTGGGaactaaattattgttttcgaCTACTTGTCACCCCCAAACAGATGGACAAACCGAGGTAGTGAATAGAACTTTATCTACTTTGTTGCGTACCATAAttcaaaagaacttgaaaaattgggaggaatgtttgccattcattgagtttgcatataatcggagtgttcattctactactgaattttccccatttgacattgtttacggttttaatCCACTAACACCTTTGGATTTGCTGCCTTTGCCAGT GGTTTGGGTGCATATGAGGAAGGAAAGATTTCCGGCCCGTAGGCGGTCCAAGCTACATCCTAGAGGGGATGGTCCATTTCAAGTCCTTGCGAGAATCAATGATAATGCATACAAGTTGGATCTTCCAGGTGAGTATAACATTAGTGCTACATTTAATGTTTCtgatctttctccttttgatgtaggtgatgattcgaggacgaatacttttgaagagagggggaatgatgagattcaacaagcaccattaaaggatccattgcatgttccagttgggcctattactagagcaagatccaagaagatcaaagaagcacttaatgggctgattgaa